A window of Marinobacter salarius contains these coding sequences:
- the atpG gene encoding F0F1 ATP synthase subunit gamma, translated as MAAGKEIRNQISSIKSTQKITSAMEMVAASKMRKAQERMKATRPYAEKMRQVIGHIAKANVQYKHPFMVEREVKRVGYVVVSTDRGLCGGLNINLFKALVRDMRAWKEKGVEADLCAIGQKGASFFKSYGGNVVAALTHLGDSPSSEKLIGNVKVMLDAFSEGKIDRLYLVSNEFENTMTQTPQVEQILPLPPGEDEEEIKNQWDYLYEPDARQILDGLLPRYIESQVYQGVVENLACEQAARMIAMKSATDNAGGIIDELQLAYNKARQAAITQEISEIVSGAASV; from the coding sequence ATGGCCGCCGGAAAAGAAATACGTAACCAGATATCCAGCATCAAGAGCACGCAGAAGATCACCAGCGCCATGGAAATGGTCGCGGCGAGCAAGATGCGCAAGGCTCAGGAACGCATGAAGGCAACGCGCCCTTATGCGGAAAAGATGCGCCAGGTTATTGGGCATATTGCCAAGGCGAACGTTCAGTACAAGCACCCGTTCATGGTCGAGCGTGAAGTCAAGCGCGTGGGCTATGTGGTGGTGTCTACGGATCGTGGCCTGTGTGGTGGTCTGAACATCAACCTGTTCAAAGCGCTTGTCCGTGACATGCGAGCGTGGAAGGAGAAAGGAGTAGAGGCTGATCTGTGCGCCATCGGGCAGAAAGGTGCTTCTTTCTTCAAGAGCTACGGCGGCAACGTCGTTGCGGCTCTGACCCATCTGGGGGACAGCCCGAGCTCCGAAAAACTCATCGGCAACGTCAAAGTCATGCTGGACGCGTTCTCGGAAGGCAAGATCGACCGTCTTTACCTGGTCAGCAACGAGTTCGAAAACACCATGACCCAGACCCCGCAGGTGGAGCAGATTCTGCCGCTGCCTCCGGGGGAAGACGAGGAAGAGATCAAGAACCAGTGGGATTATCTCTACGAGCCCGATGCCAGGCAGATCCTCGATGGCCTTCTGCCACGTTACATTGAATCCCAGGTGTACCAGGGTGTGGTAGAAAATCTGGCATGTGAACAGGCCGCCCGAATGATCGCCATGAAGAGTGCAACTGACAACGCCGGTGGCATCATCGACGAGCTTCAGCTGGCTTACAACAAGGCGCGTCAGGCAGCCATCACCCAAGAGATTTCGGAGATTGTCAGCGGTGCGGCTTCGGTCTGA
- the atpD gene encoding F0F1 ATP synthase subunit beta, whose product MSSGHIVQIIGAVIDVEFPRDSVPNVYDALLLEGGDTTLEVQQQLGDGIVRTIAMGSTEGLKRGLKADNTGKAISVPVGTQTLGRIMDVLGRPIDEAGEIGEEERWAIHRKAPGYADQSASADLLETGIKVIDLICPFAKGGKVGLFGGAGVGKTVNMMELINNIAKEHSGLSVFAGVGERTREGNDFYYEMKDSNVLDKVAMVYGQMNEPPGNRLRVALTGLTMAEKFRDEGRDVLLFVDNIYRYTLAGTEVSALLGRMPSAVGYQPTLAQEMGELQERITSTKTGSITSIQAVYVPADDLTDPSPATTFSHLDATVVLSRDIASKGIYPAIDPLDSTSRQLDPLVIGNEHYEVARGVQTNLQRYKELKDIIAILGMDELSEEDKLTVARARKIERFLSQPFHVAEVFTGSPGKYVSLKETISSFKGILNGDYDDMPEQAFYMVGTIEEAVEKAKEMKSKAKK is encoded by the coding sequence ATGAGTAGCGGACACATCGTTCAGATCATTGGCGCGGTTATCGACGTGGAATTTCCACGTGACTCCGTACCCAACGTATATGACGCACTGCTGCTTGAAGGTGGCGATACAACTCTGGAAGTCCAGCAGCAGCTGGGTGACGGCATTGTTCGTACCATCGCCATGGGCAGCACTGAAGGCCTGAAGCGAGGCCTGAAAGCAGATAACACCGGTAAGGCCATTTCCGTACCGGTTGGCACCCAGACCCTGGGCCGTATCATGGATGTTCTGGGTCGTCCCATCGACGAAGCCGGCGAAATCGGCGAAGAAGAGCGTTGGGCGATTCACCGTAAGGCACCGGGATACGCAGATCAGTCTGCCTCTGCCGACCTGCTGGAAACCGGCATCAAGGTTATCGACCTGATCTGCCCGTTCGCCAAGGGTGGTAAGGTTGGCCTTTTCGGTGGTGCCGGTGTTGGTAAGACCGTCAACATGATGGAGCTGATCAACAACATCGCGAAAGAGCACTCCGGTCTCTCCGTATTCGCCGGTGTTGGTGAGCGGACTCGTGAAGGTAACGACTTCTACTACGAAATGAAGGACTCCAACGTCCTTGATAAGGTAGCGATGGTCTACGGCCAGATGAACGAGCCTCCCGGAAACCGTCTGCGTGTGGCCCTGACCGGTCTCACCATGGCTGAGAAGTTCCGTGACGAAGGTCGTGACGTACTGCTGTTCGTCGACAACATCTACCGTTACACGCTGGCCGGTACCGAAGTATCCGCACTGCTGGGCCGTATGCCGTCCGCGGTGGGTTACCAGCCGACACTGGCTCAGGAGATGGGTGAACTGCAGGAGCGAATTACCTCCACCAAGACAGGTTCCATCACGTCCATCCAGGCCGTATACGTGCCAGCGGATGACTTGACGGACCCGTCGCCAGCGACCACCTTCTCCCACCTTGACGCGACTGTGGTACTGAGCCGTGACATCGCTTCCAAGGGTATTTACCCGGCGATCGACCCGCTCGACTCCACTTCACGTCAGCTGGACCCGCTGGTGATTGGTAACGAGCACTACGAAGTGGCTCGTGGCGTGCAGACTAACCTGCAGCGCTACAAGGAACTGAAAGACATCATCGCGATTCTGGGTATGGACGAGCTGTCGGAAGAAGACAAGCTCACCGTTGCCCGGGCCCGTAAGATCGAACGTTTTCTGTCCCAGCCGTTCCACGTTGCTGAAGTCTTCACCGGCTCGCCCGGTAAGTATGTTTCCTTGAAGGAAACCATCAGCAGCTTTAAAGGCATTCTCAACGGCGACTATGATGATATGCCCGAGCAAGCATTCTACATGGTTGGTACCATCGAGGAAGCGGTCGAGAAAGCGAAGGAAATGAAGAGCAAGGCGAAGAAGTAA
- a CDS encoding F0F1 ATP synthase subunit epsilon: MGMTVHCDVVSAETKIYSGLVEMLIAAGSEGDLGIAPGHTPLLTQLKPGPIRIIKQGGEEEILYVSGGYLEIQPNLVTLLADTAVRAKDVDEAAAIEAQREAEKALANQSGEFEYSRAAAELAEAVAQLRTIQQLRNKMR, encoded by the coding sequence ATGGGTATGACCGTGCATTGTGACGTGGTAAGTGCCGAAACAAAGATCTATTCCGGATTGGTTGAAATGCTGATCGCAGCGGGCTCAGAAGGTGACCTGGGTATTGCCCCGGGTCATACGCCTCTGCTGACTCAGCTGAAACCGGGCCCCATCCGGATAATCAAGCAGGGCGGAGAGGAAGAAATCCTCTACGTGTCTGGTGGTTATCTGGAAATTCAGCCGAATCTGGTGACGCTGCTCGCGGACACTGCCGTCCGTGCCAAGGATGTGGACGAAGCAGCGGCGATCGAGGCTCAGCGTGAAGCTGAGAAGGCACTCGCCAACCAAAGTGGTGAATTTGAGTATTCCCGTGCCGCCGCCGAATTGGCCGAAGCTGTTGCCCAGCTTCGAACCATTCAGCAGCTGCGCAACAAGATGCGTTAA
- the glmU gene encoding bifunctional UDP-N-acetylglucosamine diphosphorylase/glucosamine-1-phosphate N-acetyltransferase GlmU produces MTPLHVVILAAGQGSRMKSSLPKVLHRVAGKPMLHHVIDTARQLGASGIHGVIGHGAEQVRQITPAEDLIWALQEEQLGTGHAVAQALPALPDEARVLILYGDVPLTRVETLQALVSQVSDHSLALLTVNLETPDGYGRILRDDNGKVCAIVEQKDATEVQRQIREVNTGILAVSARHLKGWLPQLSNRNAQGEYYLTDIIAMAAERGVDIAVAQPGTKYEVQGVNNRLQLAELERWVQRQEADRLMTEGATLADPARLDVRGELSVGQDVLIDVNVVFEGKVSLADGVSVGPGCVIRDSRIAAGANIEAHSVIDGAEIGAGANIGPFARIRPGTRLAANTKVGNFVETKKTDVGEGSKINHLSYVGDASLGRNVNVGAGTITCNYDGVNKSRTVIGDNVFVGSNTSLVAPVSVAAESTIGAGSTITRDVAESELAVARARQRNISGWERPTKK; encoded by the coding sequence ATGACTCCCCTTCACGTTGTAATTCTGGCTGCCGGCCAGGGTTCGAGAATGAAATCGTCGCTACCGAAGGTTCTCCATCGAGTGGCTGGCAAGCCCATGCTCCATCACGTTATTGATACTGCCCGCCAGTTGGGCGCATCTGGTATCCACGGCGTTATTGGTCATGGTGCGGAACAGGTCCGGCAGATTACCCCGGCCGAGGATCTCATCTGGGCATTGCAGGAAGAGCAACTGGGTACAGGCCATGCGGTTGCCCAGGCTCTGCCGGCTTTGCCGGATGAGGCTCGGGTATTGATCCTTTATGGCGACGTGCCATTAACCAGAGTCGAAACACTTCAGGCACTGGTCTCTCAAGTAAGTGACCATTCACTCGCGTTACTAACCGTGAACCTGGAAACGCCGGACGGTTACGGGCGCATCCTGAGGGATGACAATGGCAAGGTGTGTGCCATTGTCGAACAGAAGGACGCCACCGAGGTCCAGCGGCAGATCCGCGAGGTGAATACCGGGATTCTGGCGGTCTCGGCGCGCCACCTGAAGGGCTGGTTGCCGCAGCTCTCCAACCGTAACGCCCAAGGCGAGTATTATCTTACGGACATCATTGCCATGGCCGCTGAGCGCGGTGTGGATATCGCCGTTGCCCAACCCGGCACGAAGTACGAAGTACAGGGTGTTAACAACCGCCTTCAACTTGCCGAGCTTGAGCGTTGGGTGCAGCGTCAGGAAGCGGACCGGTTAATGACCGAGGGCGCAACCCTGGCCGATCCCGCCCGACTTGATGTACGCGGTGAATTATCCGTGGGCCAGGATGTCCTGATCGATGTTAATGTGGTGTTTGAAGGCAAGGTCTCCCTGGCCGACGGCGTCAGCGTGGGGCCGGGTTGCGTGATTCGGGACAGCCGTATCGCGGCCGGCGCAAACATCGAAGCGCACTCCGTGATTGACGGTGCGGAGATCGGTGCAGGAGCCAATATCGGGCCCTTTGCCCGTATCAGGCCGGGTACGCGGCTGGCGGCCAACACCAAGGTGGGTAACTTTGTTGAAACCAAAAAAACCGATGTGGGCGAGGGCAGCAAGATCAATCACCTCAGTTATGTTGGCGATGCCTCACTTGGCCGTAACGTAAATGTGGGTGCAGGAACCATCACCTGTAATTATGATGGTGTGAATAAGTCGAGAACTGTTATTGGTGACAATGTTTTTGTGGGTTCCAACACTTCGCTAGTGGCACCAGTCAGCGTTGCCGCAGAGTCCACCATTGGCGCCGGCTCCACTATCACCCGGGATGTGGCGGAAAGCGAACTGGCGGTTGCCCGGGCCCGGCAACGCAATATCTCTGGCTGGGAACGGCCGACGAAAAAGTGA
- the glmS gene encoding glutamine--fructose-6-phosphate transaminase (isomerizing), giving the protein MCGIVGAVSERDVQGILLEGLRRLEYRGYDSAGMAVIDGKQAINRAREVGKVAALADAITGNGLEGAAGIAHTRWATHGEPSQINAHPHMSGERLAIVHNGIIENYQELREELRADGFEFTSQTDTEVVAHLIEKQFRLSNSLYEAVSSAIQRLRGAFALAVIHADEPDHMVVCREGSPLVVGVGIGENFIASDQLALLPVTDRFMFLEEGDIADIRRDRIEIHDRNKQPVERAVTRFEHSQDAAEKGEYRHFMLKEIHEQPRVIRATTEGRVTNTRVLEQALGTQAGNLLENVRHVQIIACGTSYHAGMVARYWIEDLAGVPCSVEVASEFRYRKHVIQPDTLFLCISQSGETADTLAALRQAKKAGFRAAMAICNVPGSSLVRESDLVIMTQAGPEIGVASTKAFTTQLTALLIFTLALARHNGLEESREAEIVEAIRLLPGQVDQVLALDGEIAELSKSFMDKNHSLFLGRGAMFPVALEGALKLKEISYIHAEAYPAGELKHGPLALVDSEMPVVTVAPNNELLEKLKSNLEEVRARGGELFVFADQAADVRPQEGIHVMPLPSVHPITSPIVYTVPLQLLSYHVAVLKGTDVDQPRNLAKSVTVE; this is encoded by the coding sequence ATGTGTGGCATTGTAGGTGCGGTATCAGAAAGGGATGTTCAGGGAATTCTTCTCGAAGGCCTGCGCCGACTGGAGTATCGGGGCTACGACTCCGCCGGCATGGCCGTGATTGACGGCAAGCAAGCCATTAATCGGGCCCGCGAAGTGGGCAAGGTAGCTGCCCTGGCTGATGCCATCACTGGTAATGGGCTTGAAGGGGCCGCCGGTATTGCCCATACCCGCTGGGCCACCCATGGTGAGCCCTCCCAGATTAATGCGCACCCGCACATGTCCGGTGAGCGACTGGCCATTGTTCACAACGGCATCATCGAGAATTATCAGGAGCTGCGGGAAGAGCTGAGAGCCGATGGGTTCGAGTTCACCTCCCAGACCGATACCGAAGTCGTTGCGCACCTCATCGAAAAGCAATTCCGCCTCAGCAACAGCCTCTATGAAGCGGTAAGCAGTGCAATTCAGCGCTTGCGCGGTGCCTTTGCCCTGGCGGTGATCCATGCTGACGAGCCTGACCACATGGTCGTTTGCCGCGAGGGCAGTCCGTTGGTAGTCGGTGTCGGGATTGGCGAGAATTTTATTGCCTCCGACCAGCTCGCATTGCTGCCAGTCACGGATCGTTTCATGTTCCTCGAGGAAGGGGACATTGCCGACATCCGCCGCGACCGCATCGAGATCCATGATCGCAACAAGCAGCCGGTTGAACGCGCAGTCACCCGTTTTGAACACAGCCAGGATGCCGCTGAAAAAGGCGAGTACCGCCACTTCATGCTCAAGGAAATCCATGAGCAGCCGAGGGTTATCCGTGCAACGACAGAAGGCCGGGTGACCAACACCCGTGTGCTGGAACAGGCTCTTGGAACCCAGGCCGGCAACCTGCTGGAAAACGTCCGCCATGTTCAGATCATTGCTTGTGGCACCAGTTATCATGCCGGTATGGTGGCGCGCTACTGGATCGAGGACCTGGCAGGCGTGCCCTGCTCCGTGGAAGTAGCTTCCGAGTTCCGCTACCGCAAACATGTGATTCAACCGGATACCCTGTTCCTGTGTATCTCCCAGTCCGGCGAAACCGCCGATACCCTGGCCGCCCTGCGCCAGGCAAAAAAGGCCGGCTTCCGCGCCGCCATGGCAATCTGCAACGTGCCCGGCAGTTCCCTGGTCCGTGAATCCGACCTGGTCATCATGACCCAGGCCGGCCCGGAAATCGGCGTCGCCTCCACCAAGGCTTTCACCACCCAGCTAACCGCGTTACTGATCTTCACCCTGGCACTGGCACGCCACAATGGCCTGGAAGAGTCGCGGGAAGCTGAGATTGTTGAAGCAATCCGCCTGCTTCCCGGACAGGTGGATCAGGTGCTGGCCCTGGATGGCGAGATCGCCGAATTGTCGAAATCCTTCATGGACAAGAATCACAGCCTGTTCCTGGGCCGTGGCGCCATGTTCCCGGTGGCCCTCGAAGGTGCGCTGAAACTCAAGGAAATTTCCTACATCCACGCCGAAGCCTATCCGGCTGGTGAACTCAAGCACGGTCCGCTAGCCCTGGTGGACAGCGAAATGCCGGTCGTCACCGTTGCGCCTAACAACGAGCTCCTGGAAAAGCTGAAATCCAACCTGGAAGAAGTCCGGGCTCGAGGTGGTGAACTGTTTGTGTTTGCTGACCAGGCTGCGGACGTGCGGCCCCAGGAAGGCATCCATGTGATGCCATTGCCGTCGGTGCATCCAATCACCTCTCCGATCGTTTACACCGTGCCGTTGCAGTTGCTGTCCTATCACGTGGCTGTGTTGAAAGGCACTGACGTGGATCAGCCCCGTAATCTGGCGAAAAGTGTGACGGTTGAGTAG
- a CDS encoding TnsA endonuclease N-terminal domain-containing protein: MTDTNKPLDPKHEKLLKTRGRGTGKDYEPFIKVHELSSSGESVRIRSASVGRVHHLLSGIELFAFLVFDQFEQTTDIREQYPLPINDTLDICTRLGIRHPQIRGSLTVVSTDLLIDLSSKQQLAIAVKSSAELSKSRVIEKLQIEKTYWETRGVEWKIFTEREVSDGMRENLPWIQPYLSPDITDHQQLGATEVQDLLHRLKRHPKTKVTRLCAKLDDQYGLDPGFHLGALRHAVAHRFIRAPLNKAFHSWTFSDLTLRDTAFAGEVNHAS; the protein is encoded by the coding sequence ATGACAGATACCAATAAACCGCTTGATCCGAAGCACGAAAAGCTACTCAAAACCCGGGGACGGGGAACGGGTAAAGACTACGAGCCGTTCATCAAGGTTCATGAACTCAGCAGCTCAGGTGAGAGTGTTCGAATCCGCAGTGCTTCGGTTGGTAGAGTTCATCACCTACTGTCTGGTATAGAGCTTTTCGCCTTCCTGGTCTTTGATCAGTTCGAACAAACGACTGATATACGAGAGCAATATCCCCTCCCGATAAACGATACTCTCGATATCTGTACACGTTTAGGAATTCGGCACCCCCAGATTCGTGGCTCGCTGACTGTGGTTTCCACCGACCTGTTGATTGACCTCTCGTCGAAGCAGCAGCTTGCGATTGCAGTGAAATCTTCTGCAGAGCTTTCCAAGTCGCGAGTTATAGAAAAACTGCAAATCGAAAAAACCTACTGGGAAACCCGTGGGGTGGAGTGGAAGATTTTCACTGAGAGGGAGGTGTCCGACGGAATGCGGGAGAATCTCCCGTGGATCCAGCCCTATCTAAGCCCCGATATAACTGACCACCAGCAACTGGGAGCCACAGAAGTCCAGGATCTGTTACACCGATTGAAAAGGCATCCAAAGACCAAGGTCACAAGGCTTTGCGCAAAGCTTGATGACCAATACGGATTGGACCCGGGGTTTCACCTCGGCGCGCTTCGACATGCGGTTGCACACCGGTTTATAAGGGCTCCATTAAATAAAGCGTTTCACAGCTGGACCTTCAGTGATCTGACACTCAGGGATACAGCGTTCGCCGGCGAGGTGAACCATGCTTCTTAA
- a CDS encoding Mu transposase C-terminal domain-containing protein, which translates to MENKVGPKRTVSPGVGVPVTEEVAELFRMALDGFYLTNEKVPLTAARDKAVGLFKARYPSATEKSLPTMRQFRYFYETNYRKNEVVRRRTPSRIYQKDKRALTSTSANLNFGPGARYEIDATIADLYLVAEKDPNVIIGRPVLYFVKDVFSRMVVGMYVGLESPSWVAAMMALGNAFSDKVAYCREYEINIGGEDWPSMGVPAGIMADRGELLYKQADVLVNRFGIQLSNSRAYRGDDKAICERFFGTIQSKFRPYVGGVVEPVNGKKRAGKRYELDADLNLLEFTQMLINLVLFYNTQHVVEGYDFAPDMPTDLPAVPRELWNWGIQNRTGKLRSCDEDLTRINLLPYESGTVSQVGITFKGLVYTCQEALAQGWFDRIRQSRPSKVEIAFDPRRTDTVYLRPDSSFENYWVCELSDRSRRYKGMSFVEAAGILKEMNRTKATAKQDEDYQKPDSLAAIENIVATAKKRQEASKPSVTDTERLRGIGQNRVKEKELERNRSGIKSNKKPQQARPADVVPFRSDKTESSDNIDYPDMDAFLEDDDD; encoded by the coding sequence GTGGAAAACAAGGTTGGTCCAAAACGAACAGTTTCACCAGGAGTTGGCGTTCCTGTAACGGAGGAAGTTGCAGAGCTGTTTCGGATGGCGCTTGATGGCTTTTACCTGACCAACGAAAAGGTGCCACTTACCGCGGCCAGGGACAAAGCAGTGGGGCTCTTCAAAGCTCGATACCCCTCTGCAACTGAAAAAAGCCTGCCCACCATGAGGCAGTTCAGATACTTCTATGAAACCAATTATCGCAAGAACGAGGTGGTAAGGAGGCGGACTCCAAGCCGTATCTATCAGAAAGATAAAAGGGCGCTGACCAGCACCTCGGCCAATCTGAACTTCGGCCCAGGGGCACGGTATGAAATAGACGCAACCATTGCAGACCTTTATCTGGTAGCAGAGAAAGACCCAAACGTAATCATTGGTCGCCCTGTGTTGTACTTCGTCAAAGACGTGTTTAGCCGAATGGTGGTAGGCATGTATGTAGGCCTGGAAAGCCCGTCGTGGGTGGCTGCGATGATGGCCCTAGGTAACGCCTTCAGTGACAAAGTAGCCTATTGTCGCGAATACGAAATCAATATTGGGGGAGAAGACTGGCCCAGTATGGGGGTTCCCGCTGGAATCATGGCTGACCGGGGCGAACTCTTGTACAAACAAGCCGATGTTCTGGTTAACAGGTTTGGTATCCAGCTAAGTAACTCACGAGCCTACCGGGGTGATGACAAAGCCATCTGCGAGCGATTTTTCGGCACCATTCAGAGTAAGTTCCGACCTTATGTCGGCGGAGTGGTCGAGCCGGTAAATGGAAAAAAACGTGCTGGCAAGCGCTATGAGCTGGATGCAGACCTGAATCTTTTGGAATTCACACAAATGTTGATCAATCTGGTCCTTTTCTACAACACCCAGCACGTCGTTGAAGGTTATGATTTTGCGCCTGACATGCCCACAGATTTGCCAGCGGTGCCTCGGGAACTATGGAACTGGGGAATTCAAAACCGTACCGGGAAGCTTCGCTCCTGTGACGAAGATCTGACTCGCATCAATCTCCTTCCCTATGAGAGTGGAACAGTGTCACAGGTAGGCATCACCTTCAAAGGGCTTGTTTACACGTGTCAGGAGGCGCTAGCCCAAGGCTGGTTCGATCGCATCCGCCAAAGCCGCCCTTCAAAAGTGGAAATCGCGTTTGACCCGCGACGCACCGATACTGTTTACCTTAGGCCTGACTCCTCATTCGAAAACTACTGGGTATGTGAGCTTTCGGACCGAAGCCGTCGATACAAAGGTATGAGTTTCGTTGAGGCCGCAGGAATACTGAAAGAGATGAATCGAACCAAAGCCACCGCCAAGCAAGACGAGGATTATCAGAAACCGGATTCCCTAGCCGCCATTGAGAACATTGTTGCCACTGCGAAGAAGCGGCAAGAAGCCAGCAAACCATCTGTTACGGATACTGAGCGACTTCGAGGGATAGGACAGAACCGCGTCAAAGAAAAAGAGTTGGAGCGAAACCGCAGCGGAATCAAATCCAACAAAAAACCGCAGCAGGCCCGTCCAGCTGATGTAGTGCCGTTCCGTTCTGACAAAACCGAATCAAGCGACAATATCGATTATCCGGATATGGATGCCTTCCTGGAGGACGATGATGATTAA
- a CDS encoding IS30 family transposase: protein MQQYVSKVRGLTPQQKQELWDRWKKGQSLSEIGRALGKHAGSITGMLAIHGGIAPSGRSRSARVLSTAEREEISRGLSAGLSLSQIAELIERSTSTVSREVHRNGGRSEYRANLADQRAWAQSKRPKKCSLALNEALRIAVATKLRLDWSPEQVAGWLKRQFPDDRSMHVSHETIYRSLFIQARGVLKKELVKHLRSRRGMRRSRHRSSEEEESRTSISDAVSIRARPKDVEDRAIPGHWEGDLISGSKNSHIATLVERQSRFTMLVHVAGKDTASVVSALCREVGRLPEELKKSLTWDRGGELGNHKAFTLATDMQVYFCDPQSPWQRGSNENTNRLLRQYFPKKTDISGYSQEQLDAFARKLNERPRKTLDYLTPAEKLQSIFALTG from the coding sequence ATGCAGCAGTATGTTTCAAAAGTCAGAGGGCTAACTCCACAGCAGAAGCAGGAGCTATGGGATAGGTGGAAAAAAGGCCAGTCGCTCAGTGAGATTGGGAGGGCCCTGGGAAAACATGCAGGGTCGATCACTGGAATGCTTGCGATCCACGGAGGTATTGCACCATCTGGACGGTCGAGATCCGCCAGGGTGCTCAGCACTGCCGAGCGAGAGGAGATCTCACGAGGCCTCTCAGCTGGCCTGAGTTTGAGCCAAATTGCTGAGCTGATCGAACGGTCCACATCAACCGTCAGTCGCGAGGTGCATCGTAACGGTGGGAGAAGCGAGTACCGAGCGAACCTGGCAGATCAGCGTGCCTGGGCTCAGTCAAAGAGACCTAAGAAATGCTCGCTTGCACTGAATGAGGCACTTCGGATTGCCGTCGCCACAAAGCTCCGTCTTGACTGGTCTCCGGAACAAGTAGCAGGCTGGTTAAAGCGTCAGTTCCCGGATGATAGGTCGATGCATGTGTCCCACGAAACGATTTACCGGAGTCTTTTTATTCAGGCCAGAGGTGTTCTGAAGAAAGAGCTTGTTAAGCATCTTCGCTCAAGACGCGGTATGCGCAGGTCACGGCACAGAAGCTCTGAAGAGGAGGAATCTCGCACCAGCATCTCGGATGCAGTATCTATCCGTGCCCGACCAAAAGACGTTGAAGACAGGGCCATACCAGGCCATTGGGAAGGCGACCTGATATCCGGTTCCAAGAACTCGCACATTGCAACGCTTGTCGAACGGCAGTCTCGTTTTACCATGCTGGTACACGTTGCAGGCAAAGACACGGCGAGCGTTGTTTCGGCACTTTGTCGAGAGGTTGGCCGCCTCCCAGAGGAACTTAAGAAAAGCCTGACCTGGGACCGAGGGGGTGAGCTGGGTAACCACAAGGCATTTACGTTGGCAACCGACATGCAGGTATATTTCTGTGACCCACAGAGCCCATGGCAACGAGGTAGCAACGAAAACACAAATCGGCTATTGCGCCAGTATTTCCCCAAAAAGACTGATATCTCGGGTTATTCTCAGGAGCAGTTAGATGCGTTTGCGAGGAAACTGAATGAGCGGCCGAGGAAAACACTCGACTACCTGACACCTGCTGAAAAGCTGCAAAGCATATTTGCATTGACCGGTTGA
- a CDS encoding LysR substrate-binding domain-containing protein — MDLRKLRYFLAVAEERNLGRAAAQLHISQPPLTRQIHQLEEELDVQLFNRTPKGMELTEAGELLAQEARNIFSLVQQASEKTQRASQGRLGRLDVAVFGSGVLDTIPRILLQFKQDYPEVKVVLHTMEKEEQIQALRQHRITLGFNRMLKPLPDITTELVNQERLLLAVNANSPLATQPVIRFRDLADHPMVLFSSSGRPNLVDKVMSLCYAAGFTPEITQEVGDVVTGVALVASGFGVCLVSQSGSTLSLPGVVYREISDLPKEATIDLSCVYRKDDNSRLLNSFITTLRRFKVEG, encoded by the coding sequence ATGGACCTGAGAAAACTGCGATATTTCTTAGCGGTTGCTGAAGAACGGAATCTCGGACGCGCCGCGGCTCAGTTACATATCTCCCAACCGCCACTGACCAGGCAGATCCATCAACTGGAAGAAGAGCTTGACGTTCAACTGTTCAACCGCACTCCAAAAGGCATGGAGCTAACCGAAGCTGGTGAACTACTCGCCCAAGAGGCCCGCAATATCTTTTCACTGGTGCAGCAGGCCTCAGAGAAAACCCAACGAGCAAGCCAAGGGCGTCTCGGTCGGCTTGACGTAGCGGTTTTCGGTTCCGGCGTTCTAGATACTATTCCCCGGATTCTCCTGCAATTCAAACAGGACTATCCCGAGGTAAAAGTGGTTCTGCACACGATGGAAAAGGAAGAGCAAATCCAGGCCCTGAGGCAGCACCGAATTACTCTCGGATTCAACCGGATGCTTAAACCGCTGCCCGATATAACAACAGAATTGGTAAATCAGGAGCGACTTCTGCTAGCTGTAAATGCCAATAGTCCCTTGGCTACTCAACCAGTTATCAGATTCCGAGATTTGGCAGATCATCCGATGGTGCTTTTCTCATCCAGCGGCCGCCCTAACCTGGTAGATAAAGTCATGTCCCTTTGTTATGCGGCTGGCTTTACCCCAGAAATAACGCAGGAGGTTGGTGATGTAGTAACAGGCGTCGCTTTGGTCGCAAGTGGCTTCGGAGTGTGCTTAGTGTCCCAATCGGGTTCGACTCTTTCGCTTCCCGGCGTCGTCTATCGAGAGATTTCAGATCTCCCTAAGGAGGCCACCATCGACCTGTCCTGTGTATACCGAAAGGATGATAATTCGAGGCTTCTTAACTCGTTTATCACTACGCTGAGAAGGTTCAAGGTAGAAGGTTAA